Proteins encoded by one window of Mesorhizobium sp. INR15:
- a CDS encoding type II toxin-antitoxin system prevent-host-death family antitoxin, with product MLFAPKDTNWTVAGAKARLSEVIERAQSSPQTITRNGKPSVVVVSVEEWQRKTARKGTLAEFLLESPLRGADLDLDRQRDEPRDLPL from the coding sequence ATGCTGTTTGCGCCCAAGGATACCAATTGGACGGTCGCCGGGGCAAAAGCCCGGCTATCAGAGGTTATCGAGCGCGCGCAGTCCTCGCCGCAGACGATCACCAGAAACGGCAAGCCAAGCGTGGTTGTCGTCTCAGTCGAGGAATGGCAGCGGAAGACCGCGCGCAAGGGTACGCTTGCGGAGTTCCTGCTGGAGTCGCCGCTGCGCGGCGCTGATCTGGACCTTGATCGTCAGCGCGACGAGCCGCGTGATCTGCCGTTGTGA
- a CDS encoding MurR/RpiR family transcriptional regulator has translation MDEQVPRDFETLRATILDRRESLPKRIAQIAAYALDNPDDIAFGTAASIAASAGVQPSTLIRFAQQLGFDGFTSLQQVFRERLRERNSSYDERLLALRAKAEGGAGHRAIFDGFVAAASTSLNDISRTLDEAHLEDAIALLAKAETIYVLAKRRSYPVASYIAYALGKLKIRNQLIESAAGLNAEMIGFATPADAVIAISFSPYAPATIEEARAISEQGVPIVAITDSSFSPLAQFAKVWFEVAEADFAGFRSLSATMALAMALTVGVGEKRRDAGKKRKA, from the coding sequence ATGGACGAACAGGTACCTCGCGACTTCGAGACATTGCGCGCCACGATCCTTGATCGCCGTGAAAGCCTGCCGAAACGCATCGCCCAGATCGCCGCCTATGCGTTGGACAACCCTGATGACATCGCCTTCGGCACCGCCGCCAGCATCGCCGCCTCGGCCGGCGTCCAGCCGTCAACCTTGATCCGCTTTGCCCAGCAGCTTGGCTTCGACGGCTTCACCAGCCTGCAGCAGGTGTTTCGCGAAAGGCTGCGCGAACGAAATTCCTCCTATGACGAACGGCTGCTCGCCTTGCGCGCAAAGGCCGAAGGCGGCGCCGGGCACCGGGCGATCTTCGACGGTTTCGTCGCCGCCGCCAGCACGTCGCTCAACGACATTTCGCGAACGCTGGACGAAGCGCATCTGGAAGATGCCATCGCCCTTCTGGCCAAGGCCGAGACAATCTATGTCTTGGCCAAGCGACGCTCCTACCCGGTGGCGTCCTACATCGCCTATGCGCTGGGCAAGCTCAAGATCCGCAACCAATTGATCGAATCGGCGGCTGGGCTCAACGCCGAGATGATCGGCTTCGCCACGCCGGCGGATGCCGTCATCGCCATCAGCTTCTCGCCCTACGCGCCGGCAACCATCGAGGAGGCGCGCGCCATTTCCGAGCAAGGCGTGCCGATCGTGGCCATCACCGACAGTTCGTTCTCGCCGCTCGCCCAGTTCGCAAAGGTCTGGTTCGAGGTCGCCGAGGCGGATTTCGCCGGCTTCCGTTCGCTGTCGGCGACGATGGCGCTGGCCATGGCGCTGACAGTCGGCGTCGGCGAGAAACGGCGCGACGCCGGCAAGAAGCGCAAGGCCTGA
- the iolC gene encoding 5-dehydro-2-deoxygluconokinase, translating into MGEAVDTRHAPLDVITIGRASVDLYGQQIGSRLEDITSFAKSVGGCPANISVGTARLGLRSALLTRVGDEQMGRFIREQLKREGVNVDGLKTDKERLTALVLLSVEDEGVSPMIFYRSDCADMALAPEDIDEAFIASARSIVVTGTHFSRPNSDAAQRKAIRAIKAAGGKVVFDIDYRPNLWGLAGHAEGFERYVKSDRVSAQLKTVLPDCDLIVGTEEEIMIASGADDCLSALKTIRSLSAATIVLKRGAMGCIVYDGPISDDLEDGIVGKGFPIEVYNVLGAGDAFMSGLLRGWLGGEDHATAATWANACGAFAVSRLLCAPEYPTFEELQFFLKNGSKHLALRKDEAINHIHWATTRRHDIPSLMAFACDHRVQLEDVAAKAGADPSRIHDFKVLTVKAAAKVAAGRAGYGMLLDEKFGREAMFEFAHHPFSWLGRPVELPGSRPLRFEFSQDIGSQLTEWPVEHCIKCLCFYHPDDPAELKAEQQQKLRSLFEAARKVGRELLIEIIAGKHGKLDDTTIPRALEELYALGIKPDWWKLEPQASAGAWAKIEAVILKHDPWCRGVVLLGLEAPQDELEAAFAATAKAPIVKGFAVGRTLFVHAAEQWLAGRMSDDEAVADMASRFEQLTDAWLAARGRKAA; encoded by the coding sequence ATGGGCGAAGCCGTGGATACGAGACATGCGCCGCTCGACGTCATCACCATCGGTCGCGCCTCAGTCGACCTTTATGGCCAGCAGATCGGCTCGCGGCTGGAGGATATCACTTCCTTCGCCAAGTCGGTCGGCGGCTGTCCGGCCAACATTTCCGTTGGCACGGCAAGGCTCGGCCTGCGCTCGGCACTGCTCACCCGCGTCGGCGACGAGCAGATGGGCCGTTTCATCCGTGAGCAGCTGAAACGCGAAGGTGTCAATGTCGACGGGCTGAAGACCGACAAGGAGCGGCTGACCGCGCTAGTGCTGCTTTCGGTCGAGGACGAAGGCGTTTCGCCGATGATCTTCTACCGCAGCGACTGCGCCGACATGGCGCTGGCGCCGGAAGACATCGATGAGGCGTTCATTGCCTCTGCGCGGTCGATCGTCGTCACCGGCACGCATTTTTCCCGCCCCAACAGCGATGCCGCGCAGCGCAAGGCAATCCGCGCCATCAAGGCCGCCGGCGGCAAGGTGGTGTTCGACATCGACTACCGCCCCAACCTGTGGGGCCTTGCCGGTCACGCCGAGGGTTTCGAACGCTATGTGAAGTCCGACCGTGTGTCGGCCCAGTTGAAGACGGTGCTGCCCGATTGCGACCTCATCGTCGGCACCGAAGAGGAAATCATGATCGCGTCGGGCGCCGATGACTGCCTGAGCGCGCTGAAGACGATCCGCTCGCTGTCGGCGGCGACCATCGTTTTGAAGCGCGGCGCCATGGGCTGCATTGTCTACGACGGACCGATCAGCGACGATCTCGAAGACGGCATTGTCGGCAAGGGCTTTCCGATCGAAGTCTACAATGTGCTGGGCGCCGGCGACGCCTTCATGTCCGGCTTGCTGCGCGGCTGGCTGGGTGGCGAGGATCATGCAACGGCGGCGACCTGGGCCAATGCCTGCGGCGCCTTTGCCGTCTCGCGGCTGCTATGCGCGCCGGAATATCCGACCTTCGAGGAGCTGCAGTTCTTCCTCAAGAACGGCAGCAAGCATCTCGCCCTGCGCAAAGACGAAGCGATCAACCACATCCACTGGGCGACGACGCGCCGGCACGACATCCCCTCGCTGATGGCTTTCGCATGCGACCACCGCGTCCAACTCGAGGACGTCGCGGCGAAGGCCGGTGCCGATCCGTCGCGCATCCATGATTTCAAGGTGCTGACGGTGAAAGCCGCGGCCAAGGTCGCCGCCGGGCGCGCCGGCTACGGCATGCTGCTTGATGAGAAATTTGGCCGCGAAGCCATGTTCGAGTTCGCCCACCATCCCTTCTCCTGGCTGGGACGCCCGGTGGAACTGCCGGGCTCACGCCCGCTGCGCTTCGAATTCTCGCAGGATATCGGTTCGCAACTCACCGAATGGCCGGTGGAGCACTGCATCAAGTGCCTGTGCTTCTACCACCCCGACGACCCGGCGGAACTGAAGGCCGAGCAGCAGCAAAAACTGCGCTCGCTGTTCGAGGCCGCACGAAAAGTGGGCCGGGAACTTCTCATCGAGATCATCGCCGGCAAACATGGCAAGCTCGACGACACCACGATCCCGCGCGCGCTGGAAGAACTTTACGCCCTCGGCATCAAGCCGGACTGGTGGAAGCTCGAACCGCAGGCTTCGGCCGGCGCCTGGGCCAAGATCGAGGCGGTGATCCTAAAGCACGATCCCTGGTGCCGCGGCGTCGTGCTGCTTGGCCTGGAAGCGCCGCAAGATGAGCTGGAAGCAGCCTTTGCCGCCACAGCCAAGGCGCCAATCGTCAAGGGGTTTGCCGTAGGGCGCACGCTTTTCGTCCACGCGGCCGAACAGTGGCTGGCGGGCAGGATGTCGGACGACGAGGCAGTGGCCGACATGGCATCGCGCTTCGAGCAGCTGACCGACGCATGGCTTGCCGCGCGCGGCCGCAAAGCAGCATAA
- a CDS encoding type II toxin-antitoxin system VapC family toxin, translating into MRLLLDTNVLSEVTRPSPNTRVLEWLDGLDEDRSFIGVISVAEIRRGVALMDEGRKREALAEWLARDLPQRFEQRVLSVDEPVALAWGDLMGLAKRRGRGLSSMDGLIAATAIAWQLTLATRNTKDFEDLGLELLDPWTA; encoded by the coding sequence GTGAGGTTGCTTCTCGACACGAATGTCCTGTCCGAGGTGACAAGGCCGTCACCGAACACGCGCGTCCTGGAATGGCTGGACGGGCTTGATGAGGACCGCTCATTCATCGGCGTCATATCGGTTGCTGAGATTCGGCGTGGTGTCGCCCTCATGGATGAGGGCCGGAAACGCGAGGCATTGGCCGAATGGCTTGCTCGAGACCTGCCGCAGCGCTTTGAGCAGAGGGTCCTTTCCGTGGATGAACCGGTGGCCTTGGCTTGGGGCGACCTGATGGGCCTTGCGAAGCGCCGGGGTCGCGGTTTGTCGTCGATGGACGGCCTGATCGCAGCCACTGCGATAGCGTGGCAGCTCACCTTGGCAACGCGCAATACGAAGGACTTCGAGGATCTTGGACTTGAACTCCTCGATCCGTGGACTGCATGA
- a CDS encoding YafY family protein encodes MRKASRLFEIIQILRLAKRPVTAATIAERLEVTTRSIYRDIAALQAMRVPIEGGRGIGYILRPGFDLPPLMFSIEEMEAIVLSLALLERTGDSELKQAAKRVGAKIAGAVPAPLRQTLEANALHAWGFAAPSASAIDLALVRRAIRDEEKLDLSYRDEQGRPTQRIIRPIALIYYAETANIVAWCELRQAIRNFRSDRIEDCQATGLWFKGEGDQLRQMWVNGWEANTLAGGG; translated from the coding sequence ATGCGCAAGGCATCGCGCCTGTTCGAGATCATCCAGATCCTGCGGCTGGCCAAGCGGCCGGTGACGGCGGCGACGATCGCCGAGCGGCTCGAGGTGACGACGCGCTCGATCTATCGCGACATCGCCGCGTTGCAGGCGATGCGGGTGCCGATCGAGGGCGGGCGCGGCATCGGCTATATCCTGCGCCCCGGCTTCGATCTGCCGCCGCTGATGTTTTCGATCGAGGAGATGGAGGCGATCGTCCTGTCGCTGGCGCTGCTGGAGCGCACCGGCGACAGCGAACTCAAGCAGGCGGCCAAGCGCGTTGGCGCCAAGATAGCCGGCGCTGTGCCGGCGCCGTTGCGCCAGACACTCGAGGCCAATGCCTTGCATGCGTGGGGTTTCGCGGCACCTTCGGCCTCGGCGATCGACCTGGCGCTGGTGCGCCGCGCCATCCGCGACGAAGAGAAGCTCGATCTCTCCTATCGCGACGAACAGGGCCGGCCGACGCAGCGCATCATCCGCCCCATCGCCCTCATCTATTACGCCGAGACCGCAAACATCGTCGCCTGGTGCGAGTTGCGCCAGGCGATCCGCAATTTCCGCAGCGACCGGATCGAGGATTGCCAGGCAACTGGCCTTTGGTTCAAGGGCGAAGGCGACCAGTTGCGGCAGATGTGGGTGAATGGGTGGGAAGCGAACACGCTGGCCGGCGGCGGGTAG
- a CDS encoding LysE family translocator — MDYAQNLWIFFLLLLGIIIVPGMDMLFVLANSLTGGINRGLAATGGIMLGGVVHTLNGAIGVGLLMHFVPILFTPLLIIGAAYMAYIGITLMRSSITVGTDGPAGSRSAWKAFRQGAVTCLINPKAYLFVLAVYPQFLKPDYGPIWAQATVMGLLTVVTQFAIYGGLAISAGRSRNLLVANPRATAIAGRAAGLLLFAISVFTAWEGLKAA, encoded by the coding sequence GTGGATTACGCACAAAATCTCTGGATTTTCTTTCTGCTGCTTCTCGGCATCATCATCGTGCCCGGCATGGACATGCTGTTCGTGCTTGCCAATTCCCTGACCGGAGGCATCAACCGAGGACTTGCCGCGACCGGCGGCATCATGCTGGGCGGTGTGGTGCATACGCTGAACGGCGCGATCGGTGTCGGCCTCTTGATGCATTTCGTGCCGATCCTGTTCACGCCGCTGCTGATCATCGGCGCCGCCTACATGGCCTATATCGGCATCACGCTGATGCGCAGCTCCATCACGGTCGGCACCGATGGACCCGCCGGCAGCCGCTCGGCATGGAAGGCGTTTCGGCAGGGGGCGGTGACCTGCCTGATCAACCCCAAAGCTTATCTGTTCGTGCTTGCGGTCTATCCGCAATTCCTCAAGCCGGACTACGGACCGATCTGGGCGCAGGCGACCGTCATGGGCCTGCTGACTGTCGTCACGCAGTTCGCCATCTATGGCGGGCTCGCGATATCAGCCGGCCGCAGCCGCAACCTTCTGGTTGCCAACCCGCGTGCGACCGCGATTGCCGGCCGCGCCGCCGGATTGCTGCTGTTCGCCATTTCCGTCTTCACCGCCTGGGAGGGCTTGAAGGCGGCGTGA
- the iolD gene encoding 3D-(3,5/4)-trihydroxycyclohexane-1,2-dione acylhydrolase (decyclizing) — translation MSKTIRLTMAQALTRFLSCQMTEIDGKTMPIFGGVWAIFGHGNVAGIGEALYQVRDTLPTFRAHNEQAMAHAAIAYGKANFRRRFMAATSSIGPGALNMVTAAALAHVNRLPVLFLPGDVFANRIPDPVLQQAEDFSDGTATVNDCFRPVSRYFDRITRPEQIIPALNRTMQVLTDPADCGPVTLSLCQDVQAEAYDYPESFFAERLWSPRRPRPDRRELAAAVAALKGAKKPLVIAGGGVLYSQASDELAKFVQAAGIPVCETQGGKSSLPDTHPLNMAAVGVTGTSAANRLAEEADVVLAVGTRLQDFTTGSWALFRNTSKTIIGLNAQAFDAGKHWALPLVADAAEGLAELGAALKGWKAPAAWTDNAAKGKKDWQADAGKVTASTNAAYPSDAQVIGAVQRALGSGVTLLHAAGGLPGELHKLWQAGAPGSYHAEYGFSTMGYEIAGGLGAKMAKPDQEVVVMIGDGSYLMLNSEIATSVMLGLKLTIVLLDNRGYGCINRLQMATGGANFNNLLKDSRHEVLPDIDFAAHAASMGAIAEKVSSIAGLETALAQSKKNERTTVLVIDTDPLVSTEAGGAWWDVAVPEVSARPQVNAARKKYEDALQVPRS, via the coding sequence ATGAGCAAGACAATCCGCCTGACGATGGCGCAGGCGCTGACCCGCTTTCTCAGCTGCCAGATGACCGAGATCGACGGCAAGACAATGCCGATCTTCGGCGGCGTCTGGGCGATCTTTGGCCATGGCAATGTCGCTGGCATCGGCGAAGCGCTCTACCAAGTGCGCGACACCTTGCCGACCTTCCGCGCTCACAATGAGCAGGCGATGGCTCATGCGGCGATCGCTTACGGCAAGGCCAATTTCCGCCGCCGCTTCATGGCCGCGACCTCCTCGATCGGCCCCGGCGCGCTCAACATGGTGACAGCGGCGGCACTGGCGCACGTCAACCGGCTGCCGGTTCTGTTCCTGCCTGGCGATGTCTTTGCCAACCGCATTCCCGATCCGGTGCTGCAACAGGCCGAGGATTTTTCCGACGGCACGGCGACGGTCAATGACTGCTTCCGTCCGGTGTCGCGCTATTTCGACCGCATCACGCGGCCGGAGCAGATCATCCCGGCGCTCAACCGCACCATGCAGGTGCTGACCGATCCGGCCGATTGCGGGCCGGTGACGCTCTCGCTTTGCCAGGATGTGCAAGCCGAGGCCTATGACTACCCCGAGAGCTTCTTTGCCGAGCGGCTTTGGTCTCCACGCCGTCCACGCCCGGATCGTCGCGAACTGGCGGCGGCGGTCGCGGCGCTGAAGGGCGCGAAGAAGCCGCTGGTGATCGCCGGCGGCGGTGTTCTCTATTCGCAGGCCTCGGACGAACTGGCGAAATTCGTGCAAGCCGCAGGCATTCCGGTCTGCGAGACACAAGGCGGCAAATCCTCGCTGCCGGACACCCATCCGCTCAACATGGCCGCTGTCGGCGTTACCGGCACTTCTGCCGCCAACAGGCTGGCCGAAGAGGCCGATGTGGTGCTGGCGGTCGGTACACGCCTGCAGGATTTCACCACCGGCTCCTGGGCGTTGTTCCGGAACACGAGCAAAACGATCATTGGCCTGAATGCGCAAGCCTTCGATGCCGGCAAACACTGGGCGCTGCCGCTGGTCGCGGACGCGGCTGAAGGACTGGCTGAACTCGGAGCGGCGCTGAAGGGCTGGAAAGCGCCCGCCGCCTGGACCGACAATGCCGCCAAAGGCAAGAAGGACTGGCAGGCGGATGCCGGCAAGGTGACGGCCTCGACCAACGCCGCCTATCCGTCCGACGCACAGGTGATCGGCGCCGTGCAGCGCGCGCTGGGTTCCGGTGTCACGCTGCTTCATGCCGCCGGCGGCTTGCCAGGTGAATTGCACAAGCTGTGGCAGGCCGGCGCACCGGGCTCCTACCACGCCGAGTATGGCTTCTCGACCATGGGTTACGAGATCGCCGGCGGGCTTGGCGCCAAGATGGCGAAGCCTGATCAGGAGGTCGTCGTCATGATCGGCGATGGCTCCTACCTGATGCTCAATTCCGAGATCGCCACATCGGTGATGCTCGGCTTGAAGCTGACCATCGTTCTGCTCGACAACCGTGGCTATGGCTGCATCAACCGGCTGCAGATGGCGACCGGCGGCGCCAACTTCAACAATCTCTTGAAGGACTCACGCCACGAGGTCCTGCCCGATATCGACTTTGCCGCGCACGCGGCAAGCATGGGCGCTATTGCGGAAAAGGTCTCCTCTATTGCCGGGCTGGAGACAGCACTTGCGCAGTCGAAGAAGAACGAGCGCACAACGGTGCTGGTCATCGACACCGATCCGCTGGTTTCCACCGAAGCCGGTGGCGCATGGTGGGATGTCGCGGTGCCGGAAGTGTCGGCTCGGCCCCAGGTGAACGCGGCGCGCAAGAAGTACGAAGACGCCTTGCAAGTGCCGCGGTCCTGA
- a CDS encoding SDR family oxidoreductase — protein MSGSADRNSQTRAIVTGGAQGIGFAVAEALADEGCRALALIGRSQEKGDKAVAHFKKAGVDAIFISADVSKVADCKRAVETAVSHFGTINALVNAAATSARGSLVETSEELFDTIFATNVRGPFFLMQGVVAHLLAKKAPGSIVNVLSMSAHCGQSFLTPYSTSKGALMTLTKNVANAYRHSRIRCNAVLPGWMDTEGEDIVQKKWHDAPDDWLQKAEAAQPMGQLVKPDQLARLISYMVSPQAGVMTGSLVDYDQSIAGSSPE, from the coding sequence ATGAGCGGATCCGCCGATCGCAATTCACAGACGCGCGCCATCGTCACCGGCGGTGCGCAAGGCATCGGCTTTGCCGTCGCCGAGGCCCTGGCCGACGAGGGCTGCCGGGCGCTGGCGCTCATTGGCCGCTCTCAGGAGAAGGGCGACAAGGCCGTCGCCCATTTCAAGAAGGCGGGCGTCGACGCGATCTTCATCAGTGCCGATGTCTCCAAGGTTGCCGACTGCAAGCGGGCCGTCGAAACGGCGGTCAGCCATTTCGGCACCATCAACGCGCTGGTCAACGCCGCCGCCACCTCGGCGCGCGGTTCGCTGGTCGAAACCAGCGAAGAGCTTTTCGACACGATCTTCGCCACCAATGTGCGCGGTCCCTTTTTCCTGATGCAAGGCGTCGTGGCGCATCTGCTGGCAAAAAAGGCGCCCGGCTCGATCGTCAATGTGCTGTCGATGTCGGCGCATTGTGGCCAGTCGTTCCTGACGCCCTACTCCACCAGCAAGGGTGCGCTGATGACACTGACCAAGAACGTCGCCAACGCCTATCGGCACAGTCGCATCCGCTGCAACGCCGTGCTGCCCGGCTGGATGGACACGGAAGGCGAGGATATCGTGCAGAAGAAGTGGCACGACGCGCCCGACGACTGGCTGCAGAAGGCCGAAGCCGCGCAACCGATGGGCCAGCTGGTGAAGCCGGACCAGTTGGCGCGGCTGATCAGCTACATGGTCAGCCCGCAGGCCGGCGTCATGACCGGGTCGCTGGTCGACTATGACCAGAGCATCGCCGGATCGTCGCCGGAGTAG
- the iolE gene encoding myo-inosose-2 dehydratase has product MRAKLGMSPIAWWNDDLAELSDDVSLEECLAQSRSAGFTGMEMGRRFPNDPDVMLPILKKADVTLCGGWFSGTLVDEDLAKNKDRIQPMIDLFKAVNAPCIVYGEVGRSIQGDRSKPLATKPKLSDDEMKAYAGRLTRFGEWCAEQGMPLSYHHHMAAVVETEPELDAFMRHSGQGIPLLLDAGHLAFAGGDVRRAIDNHHNRISHVHVKDVRMDVINGLDRTKQSFLDAVALGAFTVPGDGSLDFGAIVQRFADHGYEGWFVVEAEQDPRKNPPLKMAQVGHKELMRVMTAAGYTVETQGFPNA; this is encoded by the coding sequence GTGAGAGCTAAACTGGGGATGTCCCCTATTGCCTGGTGGAACGACGATCTGGCCGAACTCAGCGATGACGTGTCGCTGGAGGAATGCTTGGCGCAGTCGCGTTCGGCGGGCTTCACCGGGATGGAGATGGGCCGCCGCTTCCCCAATGATCCCGATGTCATGCTGCCGATCCTGAAGAAGGCCGATGTGACGCTGTGCGGCGGTTGGTTCTCGGGCACGCTGGTCGACGAGGACCTGGCGAAGAACAAGGATCGCATCCAACCGATGATCGACCTGTTCAAGGCCGTGAACGCGCCTTGCATCGTCTATGGCGAAGTCGGCCGCTCGATCCAGGGTGACCGCTCGAAGCCGCTCGCCACCAAGCCGAAGCTCTCGGACGACGAGATGAAAGCCTATGCCGGGCGGCTGACGCGGTTTGGCGAATGGTGCGCCGAGCAAGGCATGCCGCTCTCCTACCACCACCACATGGCGGCGGTGGTAGAGACCGAGCCGGAACTCGATGCGTTCATGCGCCATTCCGGGCAAGGCATTCCACTGCTGCTCGATGCCGGCCACCTGGCCTTTGCTGGTGGCGACGTGCGGCGCGCCATCGACAACCATCACAACCGTATCAGCCATGTGCATGTGAAGGATGTCCGCATGGACGTGATCAACGGACTGGATCGCACGAAGCAGTCGTTTCTCGATGCCGTGGCGCTTGGCGCCTTCACCGTGCCGGGCGACGGGTCGCTGGACTTCGGCGCCATCGTCCAGCGGTTCGCGGATCATGGCTATGAAGGCTGGTTCGTGGTCGAGGCCGAGCAGGACCCTAGGAAGAACCCGCCGCTCAAGATGGCGCAGGTCGGCCATAAGGAGTTGATGCGGGTCATGACGGCCGCCGGCTACACCGTGGAGACGCAAGGCTTTCCCAATGCCTGA
- a CDS encoding 3-deoxy-7-phosphoheptulonate synthase, producing the protein MLTTTDDLRVKEIRELSTPDQVMREIPRTLTATRTVAASRNAIHSILNGADDRLVVIVGPCSIHDPVAAVDYASRLAALRESLSDRLEIVMRVYFEKPRTTVGWKGLINDPDLDGSFNIEKGLRMARNVLSAVNNLGLPAATEFLDMTIPQYIADLVAWGAIGARTTESQIHRELASGLSCPVGFKNGTDGNLRIAAEAVKSAVQPHHFMAVTKGGRSAIAATTGNEDCHVILRGGLAPNYDAASVEAAAAELSRIGVAPRLMIDVSHANSHKKPENQPKVAADVAGQIAAGDERIIGVMIESNLVAGRQDVIPGKPLTYGQSITDGCIDWATTETVLHGLAGAVEWRRSVRRAMMENRQGAA; encoded by the coding sequence GTGTTGACCACCACAGACGATCTTCGGGTCAAGGAAATCAGGGAATTGAGTACGCCGGACCAGGTGATGCGGGAGATTCCGCGCACGCTGACGGCGACACGAACCGTTGCCGCGTCCCGCAACGCCATCCACTCCATACTGAACGGCGCCGATGACCGGCTGGTCGTCATCGTCGGCCCGTGTTCGATCCACGACCCAGTCGCCGCCGTGGACTATGCCAGCCGCCTGGCGGCGCTGCGGGAAAGCCTGTCGGACCGGCTCGAAATCGTCATGCGCGTCTATTTCGAGAAGCCGCGCACAACTGTCGGCTGGAAGGGCCTGATCAACGATCCCGACCTCGACGGCAGCTTCAACATCGAGAAGGGGCTGAGGATGGCGCGCAACGTGCTGTCGGCTGTCAACAATCTCGGCCTGCCAGCGGCCACCGAATTCCTCGACATGACCATCCCGCAATACATTGCCGACCTCGTCGCCTGGGGCGCGATCGGCGCGCGCACCACCGAGAGCCAGATCCATCGCGAACTCGCATCCGGCCTGTCCTGCCCGGTCGGCTTCAAGAACGGCACCGACGGCAATCTCAGGATCGCCGCCGAGGCGGTGAAATCGGCCGTGCAGCCACACCACTTCATGGCGGTGACCAAGGGTGGGCGTAGCGCAATCGCGGCGACCACCGGCAATGAAGATTGCCACGTCATCCTGCGCGGCGGTCTTGCGCCCAACTATGACGCGGCGAGCGTCGAGGCGGCCGCGGCCGAACTCAGCCGCATCGGCGTGGCGCCCCGGCTGATGATCGATGTCAGCCACGCCAACAGCCACAAGAAGCCGGAGAACCAGCCCAAGGTGGCGGCGGATGTCGCGGGCCAGATCGCGGCGGGCGACGAGCGCATCATCGGCGTCATGATCGAGAGCAACCTCGTCGCCGGCCGGCAGGACGTCATCCCCGGCAAGCCACTGACCTACGGCCAGAGCATCACCGACGGCTGCATCGACTGGGCGACCACCGAGACCGTGCTGCACGGGCTTGCCGGCGCCGTCGAATGGCGCCGCTCGGTACGCCGGGCGATGATGGAGAACCGCCAGGGAGCCGCCTAA
- a CDS encoding Gfo/Idh/MocA family protein: protein MVGVGLIGTGFMGKCHAIAWNAVGTVFPDVDKPRLVHLGEVNDDLARRKASEFGFAKGSGDWRAVVNDPEVDIVSLTTPNQFHPEMAIAILEAGKHLWCEKPMAPSFTEAEAMAAAAKKSGKVAALGYNYIQSPAIRHIGALLDEKIIGEVNHLRIEMDEDFMADPEALFFWKHEAASGYGALDDFAVHPLSLVSVLFGRVASVICDMAKPYADRKLTAGGRRAVETYDIASVLMHLENGIAGTLLVNRSAWGRKGRIAIQIFGSKGSILFDQERMNEFQLYLTADRPTEQGYRTILVAPHHKPYDAFLPAPGHGLGFNDLKIIECRELLMRLAGKPARILDFAEGLEIERTVHAMARSFDQKRWVDVR, encoded by the coding sequence ATGGTCGGCGTCGGTCTTATCGGTACGGGTTTCATGGGCAAGTGCCATGCCATTGCATGGAATGCGGTTGGCACCGTGTTTCCAGATGTGGACAAGCCGAGACTGGTCCATCTTGGCGAGGTCAATGACGATCTCGCCCGGCGCAAGGCGAGCGAATTCGGCTTCGCCAAGGGCTCCGGCGACTGGCGCGCCGTCGTCAACGATCCCGAAGTCGACATCGTCTCGCTGACCACGCCCAACCAGTTCCACCCTGAAATGGCCATCGCCATTCTGGAAGCCGGCAAGCATCTGTGGTGCGAGAAGCCGATGGCGCCGAGCTTTACGGAAGCCGAGGCCATGGCGGCTGCGGCGAAGAAATCCGGCAAGGTCGCCGCACTCGGTTACAACTACATCCAGAGCCCGGCCATCCGTCACATCGGCGCGCTGCTCGATGAGAAGATCATCGGCGAGGTCAACCATCTGCGCATCGAGATGGATGAGGATTTCATGGCCGATCCCGAAGCGCTGTTCTTCTGGAAGCACGAGGCTGCTTCCGGCTATGGCGCGCTCGACGATTTCGCCGTGCATCCGCTGTCACTGGTCTCGGTGCTGTTCGGCCGCGTTGCCAGTGTCATCTGCGACATGGCCAAGCCCTATGCGGACCGCAAGCTCACGGCCGGTGGCCGCCGCGCGGTCGAGACCTACGATATCGCCAGCGTGCTGATGCATCTCGAAAACGGCATCGCCGGCACGCTTCTGGTCAACCGCTCGGCCTGGGGCCGCAAGGGCCGCATCGCCATCCAGATTTTCGGCTCGAAAGGCTCGATCCTGTTCGACCAGGAGCGGATGAACGAATTCCAGCTCTATCTCACGGCGGACCGTCCGACCGAACAGGGTTACCGCACCATCCTGGTGGCGCCGCACCACAAGCCCTACGACGCCTTCCTTCCGGCGCCCGGCCACGGCCTCGGCTTCAACGATCTCAAGATCATCGAATGCCGCGAACTGCTGATGCGGCTGGCCGGCAAGCCGGCGCGGATTCTCGACTTCGCTGAAGGGCTGGAGATCGAGCGCACGGTGCATGCGATGGCACGTTCGTTCGACCAGAAGCGCTGGGTTGATGTGAGATAG